In the Helianthus annuus cultivar XRQ/B chromosome 11, HanXRQr2.0-SUNRISE, whole genome shotgun sequence genome, one interval contains:
- the LOC110944348 gene encoding LOW QUALITY PROTEIN: epidermis-specific secreted glycoprotein EP1 (The sequence of the model RefSeq protein was modified relative to this genomic sequence to represent the inferred CDS: substituted 1 base at 1 genomic stop codon): protein MYAWTWDHTSSNPYTIYLTAAATGTVYSSLLFIFFWFLLGSLSISDAIVPANETFNYVNEGPLVIDPYESIISEYKSTYRPLPPPLSYPFRLVFYNITPNAYTLAILMGVSRDQSLMRWVWEANRGKPVRENATFSLGSDGNLILAEANGQIVWQTNTANKGVVGFALLSNSNIVLFDSKGNFVWQSFDYPIDTLLIGQSLRVRGGPYKLVSRQSAANNVDGDYNFIIEPKRLALYYKNNMRYWSSTFHKLNRENVTIVNATLVIQETEYEENNFTALWCNLQNDRQSFEFSFLDLGQVQYNSSLSYLRXGIDGNLRLYTYRANVRGNAVWTLFDRHEDEGGMIFEDECQLPNRCGNFGLCEDSQFVGCPTPNGVFAWSKDCNTKSPGCNASGFRYYQLKGVDHFTVEYTPGTGSVKRSDCESKCTNDCKCMGYFYHTNTLRYWIAYELKTLKKVGNSTSSAYIKTPIS from the coding sequence ATGTATGCATGgacttgggaccatacctcttcaaacCCTTATACAATATATCTAACAGCAGCAGCCACGGGCACAGTTTATTCTTCTCTTTTATTTATCTTCTTTTGGTTCCTCTTAGGTTCATTATCCATCTCCGATGCCATTGTTCCTGCTAATGAAACCTTCAATTACGTCAACGAAGGCCCTTTAGTTATAGATCCCTACGAATCCATTATTTCTGAATACAAATCAACTTACCGTCCACTTCCACCACCACTTAGCTACCCTTTCCGGCTCGTTTTCTACAACATCACCCCAAATGCCTACACTCTCGCCATCCTCATGGGAGTTTCACGTGACCAGTCCCTCATGCGATGGGTTTGGGAAGCCAATCGAGGTAAACCAGTCCGCGAAAACGCCACTTTCTCGTTAGGCTCTGATGGAAACCTCATACTAGCTGAAGCTAATGGTCAGATTGTGTGGCAGACCAATACCGCCAATAAGGGCGTTGTCGGTTTTGCCTTACTATCTAATAGTAACATCGTGCTTTTTGACTCGAAGGGTAACTTTGTCTGGCAAAGCTTCGATTATCCCATCGATACTCTCTTGATCGGACAAAGTCTACGGGTGAGAGGAGGTCCATACAAGCTTGTGAGCAGGCAGTCGGCCGCCAACAATGTTGACGGGGATTATAACTTCATAATCGAGCCTAAAAGACTGGCTTTGTATTACAAGAACAACATGCGCTACTGGTCATCCACGTTCCACAAATTAAATAGAGAAAATGTGACTATTGTAAATGCGACTTTGGTAATTCAAGAAACCGAGTACGAAGAGAACAACTTTACCGCACTTTGGTGTAATCTTCAAAATGATCGTCAatcttttgaattttcttttttaGATTTGGGTCAAGTTCAGTACAACAGCTCGTTATCATATCTCCGATAGGGCATCGACGGGAACCTAAGACTCTACACTTATCGTGCAAATGTGAGGGGAAACGCGGTGTGGACCTTGTTTGATAGGCACGAGGATGAGGGTGGGATGATTTTCGAAGACGAGTGTCAGTTACCAAATCGGTGCGGCAACTTTGGGCTTTGTGAGGACAGCCAGTTTGTGGGGTGCCCGACGCCAAACGGGGTATTTGCGTGGAGCAAAGATTGTAACACCAAGTCACCGGGATGTAACGCAAGTGGCTTTAGATATTATCAGCTCAAAGGGGTCGATCATTTCACAGTTGAGTATACACCCGGCACGGGGTCAGTGAAAAGGAGCGATTGCGAGAGCAAATGCACGAATGATTGCAAGTGCATGGGATACTTCTATCATACGAATACCTTGAGGTATTGGATCGCTTACGAGCTGAAAACATTGAAAAAAGTCGGGAATTCGACTAGTTCTGCATACATCAAAACGCCCATCTCCTAG